Within the Gracilinema caldarium DSM 7334 genome, the region AAAAATAGTTGATCCAGCAATTTTTGTTCAATTTCCAACATAGGGTAAAGCCTCCACCTCTTTTTATATTATCGAAAAAAGGAAGCAAAAGTTAATGCTTAATCTTAGTGAGCCGTGAGTCTCACGTTTTTTATATTACTAGTATATGAGAATTACTTTAGAGTAACTCTTTGTATATGCTCAAAAAATCGATGGGTGAATAAACTGCAATCTGTGAATATTTATAATCCTCAATATTTCTTGTTACTATACAGTCACATTGATTTCTTAATGCTGCAAAGTGTTGGACACTATCTTCAAAATCAGAAATTTCATAACCTAATGCATTCAAAATATCCGAATGCTCAACTGAAATTACTGTAAGAAATTTTAATAGTTCAGAAATAAACTTGCGTGCTTTTTCATCTCCTCCAACTTTTCTAAGGATGTAGTAAATGTTTGTTATTTCATTTGATGTTATAAAACCTAAAGCTATATTGTTTTCAAGTAATAATAAAACCAATTTACTCAATTCAAGAAATGGCTGACGTGCCAGAGCAACATCAAGTATTATATCCGTATCAATGAGAACACGTTTAATCATAAATACTTTTCCGACAACGCTTCTTCTAGTTGTATTTTGTAGTCTTTGCCATCATCTTTAAACATTCCTACAAGATTATCAGTAATAGGTGCTTTCATTGTATCAGGAATCACAAACCTTTCATTCCCTACTGATATATTGCGAAGGTATTCCTCAACAATGCGAGATACACTTTTATTCTTTTTTTGAGCAAAATCTTTAGCTTTCTCAATAATAGACTGATCAATTGTCAAAGTAAGTTTTGAGAGCATACATCACCTCACACGTATAATATAAATAATAAATACGTGTCTGTAAAGGTGTTTTTAAATATTTTTAGTAGCGCCTATTAGTCGATTTTTCAGGATACTATATAGGGCTTTCTGAAAAAGTCTAAAACCACTATTTTTGAAACATTTAATGTGAAAATGGATTGTATTTAGCACACTAAAACGTTCAAATATGACTTATGAGGCTTAAAACTTAGACCCTGTTTATGTGTTTAGCCTTCTATCTCTTCTTCGGCTTAAAAGAGTACAGGTATTGCATCGCAATGCCAAGCCCTTCCAGGGGATTGGCCATGTTCTTGCTCAGCTCAATAGAAAAAGTGTTGTTCTGTTCAGTGTACCAGAGGCTACAGGAGAGACGAGCATCGTATTGTATATAGTCTGATCGCCACTGGTTTTCTGAGCGCGGGGGCAGTGAAAGGGACTGGGACAGATTGCACTGCAGGGCAACCCAGCGGTTCATCAATAGGGTAGCCCCTAAAGAGAGCCCTGCGGAAGCCGGTTCCCAGTAGGGCTTATCGTCCAGAGTTCCCGGGATGGTAGACCCAAGGTTTACCCCGACTGTAAGGCTCACCGGGTCTGTGTAACGGGTGTAGTGCCAGGAAAGGTCAAAGCGGTGCAAGGTTCCGCCAGTCGGGATACTGTCGTGGGCCTCTGCAAGGGCTTTGGAAAGACCTGTGGGGATGGTCCAGTTGAGACTTACGCGATGTTGGCCCTGGTTTGTCTGGGATATCCACGCTCCATTAAGGTTGATGTCCCCCTGGGCTATGGCGCAGGGGACCGTGTCCTGTATGGTCAGGGGAAGCTGGACATAAACAGGTAGCGAAAAAGCCGTATACCACCGGTTATTAAGCAGGATATCCGCCTGCGGCTGCAAGTAGAATATGGTCTGATTGTCACCGTATACGATAGGAAGTATCGAAGCCTCTACCCCAAGGTTGCTTTGCCAGGGGTAGTCTGCTCTTACTGCAAGCCGGTTGTGGTCCGATTCCTGGGCCCCCAGGGTAAGGCTCACCAGCAAAAGAATAGTGGCTATGGTACTGCTCAGTGCTAGCAACCTTGGATGTGTGAAATAATACATCATCGTACTCCTGAGTTAAGGTTTGAGAAGTTTTGCAGGGCAGAACGATGTGCGGTACTTTCCTGTACTGCTGTAGTAAGGGCCAGTACTTGTTTGGTGTGGATTGATGACTGAACTAACAGGGCATAGCCTTGCCAGCGCCTTTGGAAGTCCTGCCGGGAAAGCCAGTATACACCCTCTGCCGGGTCAGCAATAACAAGAAATTCATCATTGGCAGATAGACAGAGGACAAAGTGGCCATCTTGGTCAGCGAAATGGATGACGATTGGAGCATAGGTGGCAGCTGCCTTAATAAGCTGTTCATAGGTGAAGCGGAACCCTTTAGTTGCAAAACCATGAAGCGCTAAAAGGTCCTGCATATCTTTAAAGGAAATCGCATACTGTTCATGGTCCGTAGCCCTTTGTTGGCCCAGGGAAAGCCATTCGTTAAGGAAGGTTTCTTCTGAAACGGGACAATTCCAGTATCGGCTCACAAGATCGGAGAGGACCGAGAGCCCGCAGGAAGTATCGTAGCCCTGTTCTGCCACATGGGAAAACCGCAACGTTTCTGAGCTTTGCACATTCTGCAAAAGAAGCAACAAGGATAGGATGCCAGCCATAGTACCCCCGCACATGGACAAAAAATAAAAATTTGTCTTGACAATAGCACGGGGGGGGGGGGGTATAATCAAGTCATCTTCTGGCCAGAAGAACAAAACGTACTGGAGGTATACAGAAATGAAAAGGCTTATCGCATCTTTACTGGTTCTGGTTTTCGGTGCTACCATGGTGATGGCGGAAGTGTCTGCAGCAAATTCCCCTCAGGTATTACCGAGTGCCTTTGCTGATGTAGAGGGACTTCCCCTCGACGCTCAACAAGCAGATACTGTAGAAGGGAAAGGGGTAATAGGTGCTGTGGTAGGTGCTTTTAGTGGAGCAGTAAGTGGTGCAATTACTGAAAGTTGCAGAACAGCATATAGAATGGTTACTAAACAAGAAACTAGAAGCGGAAAACAGCTTGCTAATGATATTGTAGAAGCTGCTAAATGGGGTGCAATTACTATGGCAGTTTGGGGTGCAGTAACAGGATTATAGAAATAAACTATATTAGGCTTTCAAAAACCTATAAAGTTTTTGAAAGCCTCTATTTTAAACTAACTGAACATTGGTGATAAAAAAGGAT harbors:
- a CDS encoding PIN domain-containing protein, whose protein sequence is MIKRVLIDTDIILDVALARQPFLELSKLVLLLLENNIALGFITSNEITNIYYILRKVGGDEKARKFISELLKFLTVISVEHSDILNALGYEISDFEDSVQHFAALRNQCDCIVTRNIEDYKYSQIAVYSPIDFLSIYKELL
- a CDS encoding DUF6364 family protein, whose protein sequence is MLSKLTLTIDQSIIEKAKDFAQKKNKSVSRIVEEYLRNISVGNERFVIPDTMKAPITDNLVGMFKDDGKDYKIQLEEALSEKYL
- a CDS encoding C39 family peptidase — protein: MAGILSLLLLLQNVQSSETLRFSHVAEQGYDTSCGLSVLSDLVSRYWNCPVSEETFLNEWLSLGQQRATDHEQYAISFKDMQDLLALHGFATKGFRFTYEQLIKAAATYAPIVIHFADQDGHFVLCLSANDEFLVIADPAEGVYWLSRQDFQRRWQGYALLVQSSIHTKQVLALTTAVQESTAHRSALQNFSNLNSGVR